From the genome of Leptospira langatensis:
GAAAAGGGGATGTACTGGCAGGTATTTACGTACGGCTTTCTTCACGTAGTTGGAGAGGACTTATTTTCTTCTCTCATGCATATAGGGATGAATATGTTCGGTCTTTACACGGTGGGATTCTGGGTCTGTCGGTATATAGGTGCTTGGAAATTCCTGGGCATCTATCTACTCTCCCAACTAGGAGGAGGGATCTTCGTAGTCCTTTTTTCTTATATAGGCTGGAAGAGCGGGCTTGTTCCGGAACACTCTATTTGGGACAGTTATCATTCTTCCACAGTGGGAGCGAGCGGCGGTGTCTTTGGGGTCCTGGCTGCGTTCAGTATCTTATTCCCGGAGGCAAGATTTGCATTCCCTCCAGTGAGAGCTAAATACGCTCCTTGGCTTTTGATCGGAATCGGGTTCGCATTCGATTCCTATTCCCTTCTTCAATTCTATAAGACAGGGGGAACATCCCAAAGTATTTTCGGGATGATGAGTAATTCCGGACACTTGGGCGGGGCAGTATTTGGTCTAGTCAGTCTACTCGGCCTCAGAAAGATCTGGGGAGAAGGAAAATCTCCTCTCTTCGTCCGACGCTGGGAAGAGAAAGAAATTTCAGAAGAGCCTAAGCCCCAGCAGAAGACAGGAGATCCTTTCGAAGCACAGATACGGAACAATAGGGAATTATTGAGCAAGCTATACGGGATCTCCGATGCTCGGGAGAAGGAGAACATTTTGGCTCCCCTACAATCTAAGGACGCGAACCTATGTCCTCCATCGGATTATAATCCTGAGGATATGTTTTGTTTGCGCTGCGAATGGCTTCAGAACTGCGAACTCAGAAAATTAAAGCAAAGCCATCCGGAACTTTGAAAGTATTTCCGTCTTTGGGACGTCTATCTTCTATATAACAACAATAGAACGGAAATTTCTGGACATAAATTTTATGCGTCCTTAGAATAGGTTTCGTTCGGAACTTCGGACTTAATTCCTTTGGGGAACTCGGTAACATTGGCAGAG
Proteins encoded in this window:
- a CDS encoding rhomboid family intramembrane serine protease — encoded protein: MAKRNPITGPKLFGFSLIHPLNLILLFNIFVWVLLMLEGGRGIITYYFGLNPSLVVEKGMYWQVFTYGFLHVVGEDLFSSLMHIGMNMFGLYTVGFWVCRYIGAWKFLGIYLLSQLGGGIFVVLFSYIGWKSGLVPEHSIWDSYHSSTVGASGGVFGVLAAFSILFPEARFAFPPVRAKYAPWLLIGIGFAFDSYSLLQFYKTGGTSQSIFGMMSNSGHLGGAVFGLVSLLGLRKIWGEGKSPLFVRRWEEKEISEEPKPQQKTGDPFEAQIRNNRELLSKLYGISDAREKENILAPLQSKDANLCPPSDYNPEDMFCLRCEWLQNCELRKLKQSHPEL